A single window of Hevea brasiliensis isolate MT/VB/25A 57/8 unplaced genomic scaffold, ASM3005281v1 Scaf261, whole genome shotgun sequence DNA harbors:
- the LOC131176862 gene encoding uncharacterized protein LOC131176862 produces MPETEVVHSVHSSSSSSSSAFNYASKEEEANINMTSNGQYDFVQEVDEKDPNSSIETRGDAHQMRIGKNTLERTVTNDEVYSSMEDMNGQDLEEKGHFSEDELIDTFSQNGTRNEGSLGTDTLSSSGDIEMKGNILKIERLKHVKSVRSSSDSSRSNGLISRNQDSEVKEVGASGDLQNTAGCFKVDERKNAKVYQQDTRTTILNAKIQQLEQKMKMLEGELREAAGIEAALYSVVAEHGSSMSKVHAPARRLSRLYLHACKESFQQRRASAARSAVSGLVLVAKACGNDVPRLTFWLSNSVVLRAIISQVIGDRELSLSGKRNIEMNDGGKGNKMMPSSLEWMQSSSGRKENKSVICGDLGDWEDPHEFVSALEKVEAWIFSRIVESIWWQSLTPHMQSAATKAIDRYICYGSKKNLGRTSSSGDQDQENLSLELWKKVFNDACERLCPLRGGGHECGCLPGLARLIMEQCVARLDVAMFNAILRESADDIPTDPLSDPINDSKVLPIPAGKSSFGAGAQLKNAIGNWSRWLTDLFGMDDDSLEEDNDRDENDERQDISFKSFHLLNALSDLMMLPKDMLLSRSIRKEVCPTFGAPLIKRVLDNFVTDEFCPEPIPDIVLEALESEVPYEAGEESVTTIPYIAAPPFYLPPSAASVADIIGESGSRLQLRRSGSLLRKSHTSDDELDELNSPMASIFLVGSQTSPAPTKLGWKSKEMGNQNSIRYELLREVWINSEHVNSQVHYM; encoded by the exons ATGCCAGAAACTGAAGTTGTCCATAgtgttcattcttcttcttcttcttcttcttc AGCCTTCAATTATGCAAGTAAAGAGGAAGAGGCCAACATCAACATGACAAGCAATGGCCAGTATGATTTTGTTCAGGAGGTTGATGAAAAGGACCCCAACAGCTCAATAGAAACTAGAGGTGATGCTCACCAGATGAGAATTGGAAAAAATACCCTGGAAAGGACTGTAACCAATGATGAGGTTTATAGTTCTATGGAGGACATGAATGGTCAAGATCTAGAAGAAAAGGGTCATTTCTCAGAAGATGAACTGATTGATACATTTTCACAAAATGGTACTAGAAATGAAGGCTCACTTGGGACTGATACTCTTTCTTCAAGTGGAGATATTGAAATGAAAGGAAATATCCTCAAAATTGAAAGATTAAAGCATGTGAAATCTGTTCGATCATCATCAGACTCATCTAGGAGTAATGGATTAATTAGCAGAAACCAAGACAGTGAAGTGAAGGAAGTCGGTGCCTCAGGAGATCTGCAGAACACTGCAGGATGCTTCAAAGTCGATGAAAGAAAAAATGCTAAGGTTTACCAACAAGATACAAGAACAACCATTTTAAATGCCAAAATCCAGCAATTGGAACAAAAAATGAAAATGCTCGAGGGAGAGCTGAGAGAAGCTGCTGGAATTGAGGCTGCTCTTTATTCAGTTGTTGCTGAGCATGGAAGTTCCATGAGTAAGGTACATGCTCCAGCACGGCGCCTTTCTAGGCTATATCTTCATGCTTGTAAGGAAAGTTTTCAACAAAGGAGAGCCAGTGCAGCTAGAAGTGCTGTTTCAGGACTAGTTCTGGTTGCAAAGGCATGTGGGAATGATGTCCCTAG GTTGACATTTTGGCTATCAAACTCTGTTGTGTTGAGAGCAATTATAAGCCAGGTAATAGGTGACAGAGAGCTATCACTTTCTGGTAAAAGGAATATAGAGATGAATGACGGTGGAAAGGGGAACAAGATGATGCCATCTTCGCTAGAATGGATGCAGTCATCTTCTGGCAGAAAGGAAAATAAGAGTGTTATTTGTGGAGATTTAGGTGACTGGGAGGATCCACATGAATTTGTATCTGCGCTGGAAAAAGTTGAAGCTTGGATCTTTTCCCGAATTGTTGAGTCTATATGGTGGCAG AGTCTTACCCCACACATGCAATCTGCTGCTACAAAAGCAATTGATAGATACATTTGTTATGGCTCAAAGAAAAACCTTGGAAGAACATCAAGTTCAGGTGATCAAGATCAAGAAAACCTTTCATTAGAACTTTGGAAGAAGGTGTTCAACGATGCCTGTGAGAGACTTTGTCCTCTTAGAGGTGGTGGGCATGAGTGTGGCTGTTTGCCTGGGTTGGCCAGACTG atAATGGAGCAATGCGTGGCTAGATTAGATGTGGCAATGTTTAATGCCATTCTTCGTGAATCTGCTGATGACATCCCAACTGATCCATTGTCTGACCCTATCAATGATTCAAAGGTTCTTCCTATTCCAGCTGGCAAATCAAGCTTTGGGGCTGGAGCACAATTGAAAAATGCG ATTGGCAACTGGTCTAGATGGCTGACTGACTTATTTGGCATGGATGATGACTCACTTGAAGAGGACAATGACAGGGATGAGAATGATGAGAGACAGGACATATCCTTCAAATCTTTCCATCTCCTTAATGCCTTGAGCGATCTCATGATGCTTCCCAAGGACATGCTCTTGAGCAGGTCCATAAGAAAAGAG GTATGCCCTACATTTGGAGCTCCATTAATCAAGAGGGTTCTTGACAATTTTGTCACAGATGAGTTTTGCCCCGAACCTATTCCTGACATTGTGCTTGAAGCCCTAGAGTCTGAG GTTCCTTACGAGGCTGGGGAGGAGTCTGTCACAACCATACCATATATTGCAGCTCCACCATTTTATTTACCACCTTCAGCAGCATCAGTTGCTGACATTATTGGAGAGTCTGGAAGTCGATTGCAGCTGAGACGAAGTGGCTCATTGCTCAGAAAGTCACACACCAGCGATGATGAGCTTGATGAATTGAATTCACCTATGGCTTCAATTTTTCTTGTCGGCTCTCAAACTTCACCTGCTCCAACAAAGCTTGGCTGGAAATCAAAGGAAATGGGAAATCAAAATTCCATTAGATATGAACTTCTTAGGGAAGTATGGATCAACAGTGAACATGTAAATTCCCAAGTACATTACATGTAG
- the LOC131176863 gene encoding uncharacterized protein LOC131176863 yields the protein MVLGVNAKNRKGASVHVDYLIRILEIKPWPPSQSLRSLRSVLIQWENGGRNSGSTDTVVPLLGSIVGEGKIEFNESFRLPVTLIREMSSRGKDADSFQKNCLEFNLCEPRRDKIQLLATAVIDLADYGVVKDTLSVNAPMSSNRSFRNTSQPVLYIKIQPFDKDHTSSSSKDSLLKGVSPDKNGGKSVSAFMNGEYAEEAEVASFTDDDVSSHSSLTNGGLRPQNEENGLDRQTSGGVVN from the exons ATGGTTCTAGGTGTAAACGCAAAGAACAGGAAAGGTGCCTCAGTTCATGTGGATTATCTAATCCGCATCCTGGAGATTAAGCCTTGGCCCCCATCTCAGTCTCTGAGATCCCTTCGTTCGGTCCTGATTCAGTGGGAAAATGGTGGTCGCAACTCTGGCTCTACTGACACTGTTGTTCCCTTGCTTGGCTCAATCGTTGGTGAGGGGAAAATTGAATTCAACGAGTCTTTTAGATTACCTGTGACTTTGATAAGGGAAATGTCTAGCAGAGGAAAGGATGCTGATTCATTCCAGAAGAATTGCTTAGAATTCAACTTGTGTGAACCTCGAAGGGATAAGATCCAGTTGCTGGCAACTGCTGTAATAGACTTGGCAGATTATGGTGTTGTCAAGGACACCCTAAGTGTAAATGCTCCAATGAGCAGTAATAGGAGCTTTAGGAACACATCTCAGCCGGTTTTGTATATCAAAATCCAGCCATTTGATAAGGATCACACCAGCTCCTCATCAAAGGACAGCCTATTGAAAGGAGTTTCACCGGACAAGAATGGTGGTAAATCAGTTTCAGCATTTATGAATGGAGAATATGCTGAGGAAGCTGAGGTTGCCTCCTTCACTGATGATGACGTCTCCTCACATTCATCTCTAACCAATGGGGGTTTGCGTCCTCAAAATGAAGAG AATGGACTGGACAGACAAACAAGTGGTGGAGTTGTTAACTAG
- the LOC110658494 gene encoding probable inactive leucine-rich repeat receptor-like protein kinase At3g03770, giving the protein MWRSNWFLILYLSWSLCIASTHELQTHPPQLLLQLRKHLEYPSQLDIWGSYNGDICNLSSTLHMSVVCEDNFIIELKIKGDKVVTVSEFNGFAIPNQTLSESFSIDSFVTTLTRLTSLRVVSLVSLGIWGPLPDKIHRLYSLEVLDLSSNFMFGSVPPQLSRMVKLNSITLDGNYFNGSLPDWLDSLSNLTVLSLRNNRFKSQLPSSICRITTLTDIALSHNQLTGKLPDLRTLTSLQMLDLRENKLDSDLHAMPEGLITILLSNNSFSGNIPSQFGHLSKLQHLDLSLNHLSGTPPSSLFSLPNIRYLNLASNILSGSIPNSLSCGSNLGFVDISSNKLVGGLPSCLDGMSNKRAVKFGGNCLSVGSQNQLQESYCETANIESKRSRGRMVGILVAVVTGTVLVLVLLALGVLLLCRRNRSGRKFEQNIFSKVVQDNSTTGVSSEVLANARFIAQAAKLGTQGAPACRVFALEELMEATNNFDSSTFMGEGSNGKMYRGRLENGTYVAIRSLTSLKKHSIQNLKLRLDLLSKLHHPHLVGLVGYCIDNSGQDDSVGIKVFLIYEYVSNGNYHAYLSETCPEKFLKWSDRLVIVIGVAKAVHFLHTGVIPGTFNNRLKTNNILLDEHRIGKLSDYGLAVITDEIEKIEVKGEAPKSRTNLEDDVYNFGFILLESLVGPIVTGKGEAFLLNEMASFGSQDGRRRIVDPIVLTTCSQESLSIVVSITSKCLSPEPSTRPSFEDVLWNLQYASQVQAAADSDQKSDSTS; this is encoded by the exons ATGTGGCGGTCAAACTGGTTTCTCATACTATATCTTTCATGGTCTTTATGTATCGCTAGCACCCACGAGTTACAAACCCATCCGCCTCAACTTCTTCTACAGCTGAGGAAGCATTTGGAGTACCCTTCACAATTGGATATATGGGGAAGTTACAACGGAGACATCTGCAACCTGTCTTCAACTTTACATATGAGCGTCGTTTGCGAGGACAATTTTATTATTGAGCTAAAAATTAAGGGAGATAAGGTTGTTACGGTTAGTGAGTTCAATGGATTTGCAATTCCTAATCAGACTTTATCTGAGAGTTTCTCAATCGATTCTTTTGTTACCACACTGACAAGATTAACCAGCTTGAGGGTTGTTAGCTTAGTGTCTTTGGGGATATGGGGGCCACTTCCTGATAAGATTCATAGGCTATATTCGCTTGAAGTTTTGGACTTGAGCTCAAATTTTATGTTTGGTTCAGTTCCTCCTCAGTTATCAAGAATGGTTAAGCTTAATTCTATAACATTAGATGGGAATTATTTCAATGGATCTCTCCCCGATTGGTTGGATTCGTTGTCTAATCTCACTGTTCTGAGCTTGAGGAATAACCGGTTTAAGAGTCAGTTACCTTCATCAATATGCAGAATCACAACATTGACTGATATTGCCTTGTCTCACAATCAGCTTACTGGTAAATTGCCTGATTTGAGAACCTTAACCAGCCTGCaaatgttggatttaagagagaacAAGCTAGATTCTGACTTACATGCGATGCCTGAAGGGTTAATTACAATTCTCCTAAGCAATAACTCCTTCTCAGGAAACATTCCTTCTCAATTTGGTCATTTGAGTAAGCTTCAACATCTTGATTTGTCCTTAAATCATCTCAGTGGAACACCTCCATCTTCCTTATTCTCATTGCCAAATATCAGGTATTTGAACTTAGCTTCCAACATTCTCAGTGGATCCATTCCAAACAGTCTTAGTTGTGGTAGCAACCTGGGGTTTGTCGATATCTCTTCAAACAAGTTAGTCGGTGGGCTTCCCTCTTGCTTGGACGGTATGTCAAATAAGAGAGCGGTAAAATTTGGTGGGAATTGTTTATCCGTTGGTTCCCAAAATCAGCTTCAAGAGTCCTACTGTGAGACAGCCAATATAGAGTCAAAGCGATCAAGAGGTAGAATGGTAGGAATATTAGTCGCAGTCGTTACAGGAACGGTTCTTGTTTTGGTGCTTTTGGCGTTAGGGGTTCTGTTGTTGTGCAGAAGAAATCGTTCCGGAAGAAAATTTGAACAAAATATTTTTTCCAAGGTTGTGCAAGATAATTCTACTACTGGAGTTTCCTCTGAAGTTCTTGCAAATGCCA gaTTCATTGCTCAAGCAGCCAAGCTAGGCACACAAGGTGCCCCTGCATGCCGTGTTTTTGCCTTGGAAGAGTTGATGGAAGCCACAAACAACTTTGATTCATCAACATTTATGGGTGAAGGCTCGAATGGAAAG ATGTACAGAGGCAGGTTGGAGAATGGAACCTATGTTGCTATACGGTCTCTGACTTCGTTGAAGAAACATTCCATTCAAAATCTTAAACTTCGTCTGGATTTACTTTCAAAGCTTCATCATCCACACTTGGTTGGTCTGGTGGGTTACTGCATTGACAACAGTGGACAAGATGATTCTGTTGGAATCAAAGTCTTCCTTATCTATGAATATGTGTCTAATGGAAATTATCATGCCTATCTGTCAG AAACTTGCCCAGAGAAATTCCTTAAGTGGTCAGACAGACTGGTGATTGTTATTGGTGTTGCCAAGGCAGTGCATTTTCTACATACTGGGGTGATTCCTGGTACTTTTAACAATCGACTGAAGACAAATAACATATTGCTTGATGAGCATCGAATTGGAAAACTGAGTGACTATGGCCTGGCTGTAATCACAGATGAAATTGAAAAAATTGAG GTAAAGGGAGAGGCCCCAAAATCACG GACAAACTTAGAGGATGATGTTTACAACTTTGGGTTTATACTACTCGAATCGCTTGTTGGTCCTATAGTAACAGGGAAAGGAGAAGCATTTCTACTGAATGAAATG GCATCCTTTGGCAGCCAGGATGGTCGAAGACGTATTGTGGACCCAATTGTTTTAACCACATGCTCACAGGAGTCATTATCAATTGTGGTTTCTATCACAAGCAAATGCCTATCTCCGGAGCCTTCAACTCGTCCTTCTTTTGAGGATGTTCTCTGGAACTTACAGTATGCATCTCAAGTCCAGGCTGCAGCTGATTCCGATCAAAAATCAGATTCCACATCATAG